In the genome of Methanopyrus kandleri AV19, one region contains:
- the cas6 gene encoding CRISPR system precrRNA processing endoribonuclease RAMP protein Cas6: MRYKPLRFELECVEPGALPRFKGFAVRGMLLRRLKERFPGFVRRFLYGNHPIPAVTQVPPLTDERMVDVGDIVSFRLNLFGDAVDRDYEIILALVDGELRLGSARFVLRRVEHAETGEPVWDESAYRCVKPEKLDAREPVGRYLVVTFTTPTYIVHDGKPRVPKFHMIVRNAARKFTMLHRRFGLEGLTRRQARNIIEWAERAETIRMDYRFETLERRSARLGRHVFRTIVGTFVYELPPEPPDRVGEVLAFAEVYGVGKFNTAGLGRFVLGEAG; the protein is encoded by the coding sequence GTGAGATACAAACCGCTCCGGTTCGAGCTCGAGTGCGTCGAGCCCGGCGCCCTGCCTAGGTTCAAAGGGTTCGCCGTCCGCGGGATGCTTCTACGGCGGCTCAAGGAAAGATTCCCAGGGTTCGTCAGGAGGTTCCTATACGGTAACCACCCGATCCCGGCCGTGACCCAGGTCCCACCGCTCACCGACGAGAGGATGGTCGATGTGGGAGACATCGTGAGCTTCCGTCTGAACCTCTTCGGAGACGCTGTCGACAGGGACTATGAGATCATCCTCGCACTGGTGGACGGTGAGTTGCGTCTAGGATCGGCCAGGTTCGTGCTGCGACGCGTCGAACACGCCGAGACAGGGGAGCCCGTGTGGGATGAATCCGCGTACCGATGCGTGAAACCGGAGAAGCTTGACGCTCGCGAGCCGGTGGGGAGGTACCTGGTGGTCACCTTCACGACACCTACTTACATCGTCCACGACGGGAAACCTAGGGTCCCCAAGTTTCACATGATAGTCCGGAACGCGGCCAGGAAGTTCACCATGCTACACCGAAGGTTCGGTCTCGAGGGGTTGACCCGACGCCAGGCCAGAAACATCATCGAGTGGGCCGAGCGGGCCGAAACAATCCGAATGGATTACAGGTTCGAGACCCTCGAGCGCAGGTCGGCCCGACTGGGGAGGCACGTGTTCCGCACGATCGTGGGAACCTTCGTATACGAGCTCCCTCCCGAGCCCCCAGACCGCGTCGGTGAGGTGCTGGCCTTCGCCGAGGTCTACGGAGTGGGGAAGTTCAACACGGCGGGACTCGGACGCTTCGTCCTCGGAGAGGCCGGATGA